A window from Betta splendens chromosome 1, fBetSpl5.4, whole genome shotgun sequence encodes these proteins:
- the LOC114862202 gene encoding uncharacterized protein LOC114862202 has translation MVMKMKNYLLPVFMLVMATLVHGVKNHANATKAPRTTTHAPKTTTRAPGTTLAPNTTTHASTTTTANPPVNLEGKMFTMSLGGGGMSFSAPHAQPRSSSVSVCLRYIIDYTSEDSQIFTLSPSSSPLTLGDKGASRYVLSLNHYDYSLLPNVYVWSMMEPELWTSVCVVVDSGRNVIQAFHGSHMSIRKLLSRPYEWSGEQVLDFSGFDGQLTDVQVWDYPLRSSEVYNYMSGGRFGRYRGSALSWSSVWYKLYGNTLLEEAYGRPVKALGRSQGRKLETVEQQLK, from the exons atggtgatgaagatgaagaactACCTGCTCCCTGTGTTCATGTTGGTGATGGCCACTTTGGTGCACGGCGTTAAGAATCACGCCAACGCAACGAAAGCTCCAAGAACAACAACTCACgctccaaaaacaacaacacgtgCTCCAGGAACAACTCTAGCTCCTAATACAACAACTCATGcttcaacaacaaccacag CAAATCCTCCAGTCAACCTCGAAGGGAAGATGTTCACTATGTcgcttggaggaggaggaatgtccTTCAGTGCACCTCATGCACAGCCTCGTAGCAGCA gtgtctctgtgtgtctgcgttacATCATTGACTACACGTCAGAGGACTCACAGATCTTCACCCTCAGCCCGTCCAGCAGCCCCCTGACGCTGGGGGACAAGGGTGCTAGCAGGTATGTGCTGTCCCTCAACCATTATGACTACTCCTTGCTACCAAATGTGTACGTCTGGTCGATGATGGAACCGGAGCTGTGGACCAGCGTCTGTGTCGTCGTGGACTCAGGGAGGAATGTGATTCAGGCGTTTCATGGCTCCCACATGAGCATCAGGAAGCTGCTGTCTCGACCG tatGAGTGGTCTGGTGAGCAGGTGCTTGACTTTTCAGGGTTTGATGGCCAGTTAACAGACGTCCAGGTTTGGGATTATCCTCTGCGCTCCAGTGAAGTCTACAACTACATGAGCGGTGGTCGTTTTGG GCGCTACCGCGGCTCAGCCCTCAGCTGGTCGTCCGTCTGGTACAAGCTCTATGGAAACACGCTGCTGGAGGAAGCCTATGGGCGACCAGTGAAGGCGCTGGGCAGGAGCCAAGGACGGAAACTGGaaactgtggagcagcagcttaAATGA